A genome region from Prionailurus viverrinus isolate Anna chromosome A3, UM_Priviv_1.0, whole genome shotgun sequence includes the following:
- the SHLD1 gene encoding shieldin complex subunit 1 isoform X3 has product MQIQALHEVILETWSLSQFSCLANETPEARCFPCPWIQLDTSNLNSEQNDSWTSENFWLDPSVKGQVKTKAEDDGLRKSLDRFYEVFGCPQPASGNALSAAVCQCLSQKINELKGQESRKYALRSFQMARVIFNRDGCSVLQRHSRDVHFYPSGEGSVSLDDEKPTPGLSKDIIHFLLQQNVMKDL; this is encoded by the exons GCCCTTCATGAAGTGATTCTGGAGACTTGGTCTTTGTCTCAATTTTCTTGCCTGGCAAATGAGACTCCGGAAGCCAGATGTTTTCCCTGCCCCTGGATCCAGCTTG ATACCAGTAACCTAAATTCTGAACAAAATGATTCCTGGACCTCTGAGAACTTCTGGCTGGACCCTTCTGTGAAGGGCCAGGTGAAGACCAAGGCAGAGGATGATGGGCTTCGGAAATCCCTGGATAGATTCTATGAAGTGTTTGGCTGTCCACAGCCGGCCTCTGGAAATGCACTCTCCGCAGCAGTCTGCCAGTGCCTGTCTCAGAAAATCAACGAACTGAAGGGCCAGGAGAGCCGAAAGTATGCCCTCCGCAGTTTCCAAATGGCCCGGGTCATCTTCAACCGGGATGGCTGCTCGGTCTTACAGAGGCATTCCAGGGATGTCCACTTCTACCCATCGGGAGAAGGAAGTGTGTCTCTGGATGATGAAAAGCCAACCCCGGGACTTTCCAAAGATATCATTCATTTCCTCTTGCAGCAGAATGTGATGAAAGACCTCTAA
- the SHLD1 gene encoding shieldin complex subunit 1 isoform X2 — MQIQPFPWSIFQALHEVILETWSLSQFSCLANETPEARCFPCPWIQLDTSNLNSEQNDSWTSENFWLDPSVKGQVKTKAEDDGLRKSLDRFYEVFGCPQPASGNALSAAVCQCLSQKINELKGQESRKYALRSFQMARVIFNRDGCSVLQRHSRDVHFYPSGEGSVSLDDEKPTPGLSKDIIHFLLQQNVMKDL, encoded by the exons CCTTTTCCATGGTCTATTTTCCAGGCCCTTCATGAAGTGATTCTGGAGACTTGGTCTTTGTCTCAATTTTCTTGCCTGGCAAATGAGACTCCGGAAGCCAGATGTTTTCCCTGCCCCTGGATCCAGCTTG ATACCAGTAACCTAAATTCTGAACAAAATGATTCCTGGACCTCTGAGAACTTCTGGCTGGACCCTTCTGTGAAGGGCCAGGTGAAGACCAAGGCAGAGGATGATGGGCTTCGGAAATCCCTGGATAGATTCTATGAAGTGTTTGGCTGTCCACAGCCGGCCTCTGGAAATGCACTCTCCGCAGCAGTCTGCCAGTGCCTGTCTCAGAAAATCAACGAACTGAAGGGCCAGGAGAGCCGAAAGTATGCCCTCCGCAGTTTCCAAATGGCCCGGGTCATCTTCAACCGGGATGGCTGCTCGGTCTTACAGAGGCATTCCAGGGATGTCCACTTCTACCCATCGGGAGAAGGAAGTGTGTCTCTGGATGATGAAAAGCCAACCCCGGGACTTTCCAAAGATATCATTCATTTCCTCTTGCAGCAGAATGTGATGAAAGACCTCTAA